One region of Juglans regia cultivar Chandler chromosome 4, Walnut 2.0, whole genome shotgun sequence genomic DNA includes:
- the LOC109018928 gene encoding protein LURP-one-related 10-like, with protein MAQPIPAPAPSGTKLENPLPIIGTQYCAPYPVDLSVVKKVMTMSDGNFVVTDINGTVIFKVKGKLMSLHDQRILLDAAGNPIVTLREKIMSAHDRWYVYRGESKEPNDLLFTVKRSSMIQLKAKLHVFLANNTKEEVCDFKVEGTYSERSCVVYAGDSPNIVARMSKKTTAQSVLIGKDNFSVTVYPNVDYAFIIALIVILDDMNNENSVD; from the exons ATGGCTCAGCCAATTCCAGCTCCAGCTCCAAGTGGCACAAAGCTTGAAAACCCTCTTCCCATCATCGGCACTCAGTACTGTGCACCTTACCCCGTTGATCTTTCGGTTGTCAAAAAAGTCATGACCATGTCCGATGGTAACTTTGTTGTCACAGACATCAACGGCACCGTCATTTTCAAAGTTAAAGGAAAATTAATGTCCCTTCATGATCAGCGTATTCTGCTTGATGCTGCCGGAAATCCTATTGTTACTCTTCGAGAGAAG ATAATGTCTGCACATGACAGATGGTATGTGTATAGGGGCGAAAGCAAAGAGCCCAATGATCTGCTCTTTACTGTTAAGCGATCTTCAATGATCCAATTGAAGGCCAAGTTACATGTGTTTTTGGCAAATAACACAAAGGAAGAGGTATGCGACTTCAAGGTTGAAGGGACTTATTCTGAAAGAAGTTGTGTCGTTTATGCTGGCGATTCTCCCAATATAGTTGCCCGG ATGTCTAAGAAGACCACCGCTCAAAGTGTTCTGATCGGAAAAGACAATTTTTCGGTGACTGTTTATCCTAAcgttgattatgcattcataatTGCGCTTATTGTGATTCTGGACGACATGAACAACGAAAACAGCGTTGACTGA